Proteins encoded together in one Sylvia atricapilla isolate bSylAtr1 chromosome 2, bSylAtr1.pri, whole genome shotgun sequence window:
- the B4GALT4 gene encoding beta-1,4-galactosyltransferase 4, which yields MGLSVFNFFYKFKVLVLVILFVMVLWTTFSYLGDTRQEVPKAKSVVEFFRKVTSLEHSQKEEKIESTADVPMVKSFQVPCPALSPYLRGASKLSFKPSVTLEEVQKENPQVARGRYHPGECSALQHVAILIPHRNRERHLLYLLQHLHPFLQRQQLDYGIYVIHQAGNTKFNRAKLLNVGYLEALKEANWDCFIFHDVDLVPENDFNIYMCDTQPKHLVVGRNNTGYRLRYRGYFGGVTALTRDQFSRVNGFSNNYWGWGGEDDDLRIRVEMQKMKVVRPPAAVARYTMIFHNRDHGNEENRERMKLLRQGL from the exons ATGGGCTTGAGTGTTTTTAACTTCTTCTATAAGTTCAAAGTGTTGGTGCTTGTCATTTTATTTGTGATGGTGCTATGGACCACATTCAGTTACTTAGGGGACACCAGACAAGAAGTTCCTAAAGCTAAGAGCGTGGTGGAGTTTTTCAGGAAGGTAACTAGCCTGGAGCACAGtcaaaaggaagagaagattGAATCCACTGCAGACGTTCCCATGGTGAAGTCATTTCAGgttccctgcccagctctgtctcCGTACCTGC GAGGTGCCAGCAAACTTTCCTTCAAACCATCTGTTACACTGGAGGAAGTGCAGAAGGAGAACCCTCAGGTAGCCAGGGGCCGGTACCACCCTGGGGagtgctcagccctgcagcacgTGGCCATCCTTATCCCACACCGCAACCGAGAGAGGCACCTGCTCtacctcctgcagcacctgcaccccttcctgcagaggcagcagctggattaTGGCATCTACGTCATTCACcag GCTGGCAACACCAAATTTAATCGAGCCAAACTGCTGAATGTAGGATACCTAGAGGCCCTAAAAGAAGCAAACTGGGACTGTTTCATTTTCCATGATGTGGATCTGGTGCCAGAAAATGACTTTAACATTTACATGTGTGACACACAACCAAAGCACCTTGTAGTTGGCAGGAACAATACTGGATACAG GTTACGGTACCGGGGATATTTTGGAGGTGTCACTGCTCTTACAAGAGATCAGTTTTCCAGAGTGAATGGATTCTCTAACAACTACTGGGGTTGGGGTGGAGAAGATGATGACCTTCGAATCAG GGTTGAGATGCAGAAGATGAAGGTGGTGAGGCCgcctgctgctgtggccaggtACACGATGATCTTCCACAACCGTGACCACGGGAACGAGGAGAACCGAGAGAG GATGAAGCTTCTCCGTCAGGGTCTCTAG